The Salvia miltiorrhiza cultivar Shanhuang (shh) chromosome 2, IMPLAD_Smil_shh, whole genome shotgun sequence DNA window GAAGTTATGTTTACAAAATGCTGGGATATGAAAGACCAAAAATGGCCTTTTTTTTGTGTATAAATTACAGCCTGTTAATATGTTATATAGAACAGGAATTTCTTTTTGCACTTGGTCTCCACTCAGACTTGGTTTAAGAGTTTTGCACAAAATTTGTTAAGATCAACAGTTTTGCTACCTTTAGTTACAAACATTTCACCAAGTATGTCGATGTTTGTATCTTCTCATTAATGCAGGGAGACCGGACGGATAAGCGAGACACTAGTGCCTTCAATACATGGAAAGATATTATCATACCTGGTAATATTGATGATGGGATGACAATTAATAAGCCTAGGCTTGTTGATCCTTTGCCTTTATCGAAGGAGGAAATATTTGGCAAATTACTTAGGTCGTGCACAAGGAAAGATTGGTCGCCTTCGATTGATTGAACTTGCAAAAGAATATCCTGATAAGGTACATCTTCTATCCTTCTTTCCGAGCGAcatctttctttatttttaccatcatcaataaaaaaattccTAGGGAAAAACTATGGAGGTGGTAGATTTATAGGCTATCAGTAGTTTTGATTTATTGGTTGGTGGAAATAGTTTTCCTTAATCAGATGTCAAAAGATTTCTCACCCAACTAACTTACTGGCATTTCGCATTTCGTCGAATTCTTCAGAAGAGTTCCTGATAGTTGATACCTAATAGAGAATCTAGGTCAAAGTTGAATAGATATGCCTATACTCTTGATTAAGAAAGCCATCCCTAATCTAGCATATTGCATAGATTCCATTCATTCTGATAATACTTGTGGAGATGTCCAGAGAATAGTTGGCTTCTCTAGTGTTCAAGGGGAAACCATTGCTTATTTCACATTATTCTTGTCCTTGGTCACTTCACTGTGGTTATAGTTGGTGTTTATAAACACTCAGCTGAGAGCAGCTTGTGTTTGTTCCTTCTGAGAAGCTCATTTTGTCATTCTGAATTATGCTTCCATTATCTCTGCAATAATTCCATCGAAAGATATGCATGTTGATCCTGTGAACAGTTGGAATCTCCAGTGTTGAAATTCAGTGGTCCTGAAAAACTTGGGAAGACGGATTACTTTCTACATCTGCGAAATGCAAAATTCTGTCTCGCTCCACGTGGGGAGTCATCATGGACGCTTCGCTTCTACGAGTCATTCTTTGTGGTCCGTATCAACACTTTTGTGTTTCAAATATACAACTATTCGAGCTCATTACTGTGGTTGTTTTGCATGGAACAGGAGTGTGTCCCAGTTATCCTATCCGATCAGGTCGAGCTACCTTTCCAGGATGTAGTTGACTACGCTCAGATATCAATCAAGTGGCCATCCACTCGGATAGGGAAAGAACTTTTGGATTACCTTGAATTGATCTCAGGTCATATTCGTGTGATCTGTCATGCTGCTTTGTTTCTCAGACACCACTCTTACTATTGTCTAACAAAGTTCGGGTTTCTCACAGATACGGAGATAGAAGAAATGATCGCCCGGGGTCGAAGAGTGAGGTGCTTGTGGGTGTATGCTCCAGAATCGGAACCGTGCTCGGCTTTCAGTGGAATTCTTGGGGAGCTTCAGAAGAAAGTGAGGCTATTCCATCAGTCAGCGGAGACGTTTTGGTTGCATAATGGAAGTTTAGTGAATAGAGATCTGGTGGAGTTCAGCAAATGGAAACCACCCATGCCATTGCCTTAGTATGATGGTAAATATGCTCTTTTGTTTTTTCTCTTGTATTCGTTACACGTTCTCACATCcatatttaccctttattaaaaaaagaaaaaacaaacaaaaaaaagaggCAAGATGAGATTTGTTTTATGTAAAAACCCAAGTCCAAATATAAGTTTTAAAACTATTTTTCAGTTGCATATATGAATTTCtgtcttcctttttttttttgagaggaacTTATGTCTTCTTTATTTACTCTATATTACTTGCGTATGAGAATCTTAAAACAAGATATGTAGTATGATTTTCTGGATTCTTTTTCCACAGCCATAGACAAGTATTATGATTGTGTGTTTCAGGGAATTTTGTACTGGACTGTTCTGTTTTTGGATTTTTTACATCAAACTATCTTCTAGTTTTGTATATTACCCATCACTGAATTCGTTTCAACAAAATGAAAAGGAAACTTCAaaattgatgttttattttattttctgtttttgtggattattattaaattatactaaaaaattcgaaaattttgaaaagctgaaaattgaataaaaatgtTGGTGATGAGAAGATGATAAGAAATATTCTAGACATTGCATTCCTTACTTGATTAATTTAAATCAAATGCTGAAATCAAAATCTTGATAGTTCATTGATATTTTCCAGACATCAAACAATGGTGCATCCAGTTGCATTGCATGAACGGTCGGATGAGGTCCATATATATTTGGGAAACCCAGTACAGGGTCTGGCCCAGCTCAGTCTTGGACTTGAACCTAAATTGTGATGGACTCACGTGAGCTTGGGCTAGGGTTGGGTCGGGCCGGGCTAGCCCACTTATCAACTCTAGGTTGAATGAAGTTGGAGAATTAAGTAGAAAAGATTGGCCCTACTTTTGAAGCCCGGTCCAATTTTGGGATCGTGTTACAACTTTGATTAAGGAATTTGGATATTGTAAATTTTCATACAATAATTGGGTTGTATCGAACTACTCGTTGCCCATGAGAAAATGGTGCTTTTCCTATGGAATTATTTCAAAGTTTTAAGTTTCTTTCTACGCAAAATATATCTTTAAATTTCTATATCATTAAAGTTTGTTTCAATAGCCtttcaaaagaagaagaagaagagtttgTTTCAATAGATTCTtgtactatatatattttttgggtTATGCAAGTCTTTACATTTCTGTATTCCATGTCCACAAAccatttttaacaaattaattaaatcgtTAACATCACTAATAAAAAACACATTATAAATACAATGACttatcaaaacaaaactttatTCTCAAAACTCTATCAATGGATAATCAAAATTATGAACTCGGGACAAATTTCCCATGTTTTGCAATTTCATCGGAATTGATCTGTCTCTATCAAAGTGCATATGTGCATTCTCTATCATGTAAAGAAACAAACCtcagaattaaaacaaaaacaaaaacaaaacaaaatcagGCAGAAAACATGAAATTTCAAATTCTAATCAAAATAGAAAACATGATACATATGCTTAATGAAAATTGATATGCTTAATATTGAGATATGTATAATACCTAGAGCCTAGAGGTAAGTAACAAATATTGATATGCTTAATGAAAGTTGAATGCAATTACAAGGTATATGCTTCACTATATCAAGTCTGGTAAAGCAAATAGAAGAAGATATTATGAATTGTCAGGATAATATTCATAGAATGCAACCTTCTTTGATTAATTATTAGCATAATTAATATCTGGAATTAACTAGGACAATCTCAAAACTGTTGAAAAATggcattttttttgtttaaaaaatgaCATTATATGCAAATGTCTCAACTTTTCACCTCATGTAAATCTAACGTGAACCGAACAACTGATTAAGAGGCAAATTATTCTTctctaattttaaaatataattatattatgtaATCCAAAATTAATTATCAAGCAAGTCCcctcaaaaatttaaaaaagcgCAAAATAACTTTTCTTGAAACCAAATTATAATCCTTTTATAAATGAGCGTTAGAATGGAAATAAGAGCAAATAAGCACGTGTTTGGTATTCATGTTTGGAAGATAAGTAA harbors:
- the LOC131011758 gene encoding LOW QUALITY PROTEIN: probable glucuronoxylan glucuronosyltransferase F8H (The sequence of the model RefSeq protein was modified relative to this genomic sequence to represent the inferred CDS: deleted 2 bases in 2 codons) is translated as MATINSGNKATRLHSSHPHHHTTCTRVHQIAALALVAATFFLTRLFDHSLAPCSSLHRESFSNANHYTAPDDVVRSRGYGSHLNLKIYVYDKDEIDGLQLLMSGRDGKISADACVKGQWGTQVKIHTLLLKSTYRTIKKEDADLFFVPSYVKCVRMMGGLNDKEINQTYVKVLSQMPHFRLSGGRNHIFVFPSGAGAHLFKSWATYLNRSIILTPEGDRTDKRDTSAFNTWKDIIIPGNIDDGMTINKPRLVDPLPLSKRKYLANYLGRAQGKIGRLRLIELAKEYPDKLESPVLKFSGPEKLGKTDYFLHLRNAKFCLAPRGESSWTLRFYESFFVECVPVILSDQVELPFQDVVDYAQISIKWPSTRIGKELLDYLELISDTEIEEMIARGRRVRCLWVYAPESEPCSAFSGILGELQKKVRLFHQSAETFWLHNGSLVNRDLVEFSKWKPPMPLP